GTCAACATCTCTACATCCCATCCGATGTAGAGGGGTATGTGTTATGGGTTAAAAATTGTTATTTCGCAAGAGGTCTAATGTATACGTGAACCAACAGCAGGTACAGTGAAGATTTTCGGTAAAGATATTTCTACTTCGTTTAATGATGTCAAAGAAATAATCGGTATACTCCCTCAGGAGTTTCATTCTTTTGAGAGACTAACTGTTAGAGAAACTCTGGTTTATTTTTCAAAGCTTTACAAAAAAAAGGCTGATGTGGATGATATCATAAAGGCTATGGATCTTGATTCGTATAAAAACATGTTGTACAAAAAACTTTCAGGTGGCCTAAAACAAAGAGTTGGTGTAGCTATTTCCCTTGTGAATGACCCTGAGATAATATTCCTTGATGAGCCAACCACTGGTCTTGATCCTAAGGCGCGACGTGAGGTCTGGCAGGTTATTGCAAATTTACGTAAAAAAGGTAAAACTGTTTTTCTCACCACTCATTATATGGAGGAAGCGGAGTATCTTGCTGATCATATAGCTATTATCCATAAAGGGAAAATCATAGCTGAGGGTTCTCTAGATGAATTAATTGAAAAATATGGTAGTGGTAGCATACTTCATATCAAGAAATGCAGGGAAGTTGATGCAGTTGATTTATTGAGAGAGAAAGGTTATGATGCGCGTTCTGAGGGTAACGGAGATATCGCTATAAAAATTGATTATAGGGATAGGGTTCTTGAGATTTTATCTAATCTTAGACATGATTGTATTGACTATGAGAGTATAGATATACGTAGATCTAACTTGGAAGAGGTTTTCCTCAACCTAACTGGTGCAAGACTTTCGGAGGAGAAATAAATGAACCCACATATCATTATCTCTGATTTTGTCGCTAGTATGAAGGGTTGGATTAGAAGCCCTGGTACCATATTTTGGGCGGTTGTTTTTCCTGTTTTATTGATATTACTCTTTGGTGCAATATTTTCTGGGAGTGATAGCACAACCTACAACCTATATGTTCAAGATCAGGATCAATCGGTTTGGTCGCAGCAATACATTGACATGCTGAAGAACATCTCTATACTAAAAGTTGAGGTTATACCAAAGGATAAAAATATCACTGATTATATAAAAGAAAAAGATCTCAGGGGTGCACTTGTTATACCAGAGGGTTTTAGTTCTAAGATCAACCAGTCCTTCTATGACCCTAATGCATCCGTTAATCTCTCGTTTTACTACGACCCATCTGATCAAGGGGCGACATCTGTTGTACGTAGCATTGTTGGCAGCAGTCTTCAGGAGCTTAACCTTGTTTTTAGTGGAGGCCGGCATGTTGTTGGTATGAGCCAGGTTAGTACCATTACTAAGAAGTTCAAGTACATTGATTTCTTCATACCAGGTATGATAGGTTTCACTATTATGCAGCTATGCATCTATGGTAGTATTGAGCGTAACACAAATTATAGGAAGGATGGTATTCTCCGGAAGCTTCAGACTACGCCCATTACAAGAACTGAGTGGATACTAGCAAAAATGCTGTTTATGTTACTTCTCTCTTTCTTTTCCACTGGGATAGCTATCTTGGTTGGTGTACTAGTTTGGGGTATAGTGATTAACATCAATATCTGGATGATTTCTATTATCATTGCAAACAGTTTCTTGTTCTCAGGTCTTGGCATGATCATAGGTCGTTTTGTAAAAGAAGAGGAAACAGCTGATACAGCTGCTGGTGCGATTAGTTTCCCTATGATGTTTCTTGCTGGCACGTTTTTTCCGTTGGATCAAATGCCTCAGTTCCTTCAAGATTTTGCTCATATGCTCCCCCTATATTATGTGAATGAGGGGTTGCGTAATTCTATGATTAATATGGATTTTGGGAAGGCAGCATACCATACAGGAATTGTTGTTGTTTTCGCCTTGGTTTTTTTCATAGCTGGTGTTCTTCTCACTAAGTGGAAAGAAGACTAGTCATTTTTTTATTTAATTACATATATTTTTTGAAAAAATAGAAATGTTTTTATAGTAACAAAGACAAATACTAATATAGTGAATAATGCTAGCAATTAGCATGAAAATGATGTGTGAGAAAAAATGTTGATAGTAGGGCAGGTATCAAGCGAAGAAGAAAGCTATGAAATAAGATTCATAGCAGAAATGGTAATAGTCGGAGAAAGAATCAGATACCTTGCCCGTCAACAGAAGAAAAAATAAACTTTTATCCTGACAAACTCTTGGTCCCAATGAGCGTTTTTGTATCAACTACACCCTTAAGTGATCTAATCTTTTTAATCACCACACTACCTATCTCATCTATATCGTTACAAGATATCTTTATAAGAATATCATACTCGCCAAAAAGTGGATGAACCTCAACTACCTCAGGTATCATTTTAAGAGATTCATACACATCTTTCTCATGTAAAGGGCTTATAGATAATAGTGCAAATCCTATAGCTGCCATGATATACTGAATGTAAATCCCCTATCTTATATTTTTTCTTTTATAAGCATGGATGATATTTTCAAGCAATGCCTTTATATACAAGAAGCGCATTACATATGTTAACAATTAACTTAGGAGGTGTGTTATGGAAGAAAAAACAAAAGGCAGATCTAGTATAACTGATGTGGCAGAAAAAGAACTAAGCCTATTAAGTAGACATCTAGATGTTTTAAAAACAGTTAAAGACCACGGCCCAATAGGCATTATACGTCTTTCACAAATGACAGGACAACCACAACACATGATAAGGTACTCACTGAGAACATTAGAAAACGACGGCATAATAAAACCCTCGCCTCAAGGGGCGGTAGTTACAGATAAAATACATAAAACCCTAAACACAATCGAAACCACGTTGGAGGATTTCAGCGTGATGGTACAAAACCTTAGAAAGAAATTAAAATAAAAAATTAAAAAAACAAAACAATAAAACCTTTTTTTTCAAAATCTATATTTAAGTAGGTCGTAAAAAAATCTTTTTTATGTAAATATTATAAACTATAATCTCTATAATGGGTTGAAAAAAATCGTGGAAAAGATGTGATAAAAATGTCTAAAAAAACATTGATTATTGGAATAATATTGGCTAGTCTTTTGTTTACTTCTACACTTTTAGTTCATGCAGCCGATGAAGAAAAA
This sequence is a window from Candidatus Thermoplasmatota archaeon. Protein-coding genes within it:
- a CDS encoding ABC transporter ATP-binding protein, producing MREPTAGTVKIFGKDISTSFNDVKEIIGILPQEFHSFERLTVRETLVYFSKLYKKKADVDDIIKAMDLDSYKNMLYKKLSGGLKQRVGVAISLVNDPEIIFLDEPTTGLDPKARREVWQVIANLRKKGKTVFLTTHYMEEAEYLADHIAIIHKGKIIAEGSLDELIEKYGSGSILHIKKCREVDAVDLLREKGYDARSEGNGDIAIKIDYRDRVLEILSNLRHDCIDYESIDIRRSNLEEVFLNLTGARLSEEK
- a CDS encoding ABC transporter permease, with the translated sequence MNPHIIISDFVASMKGWIRSPGTIFWAVVFPVLLILLFGAIFSGSDSTTYNLYVQDQDQSVWSQQYIDMLKNISILKVEVIPKDKNITDYIKEKDLRGALVIPEGFSSKINQSFYDPNASVNLSFYYDPSDQGATSVVRSIVGSSLQELNLVFSGGRHVVGMSQVSTITKKFKYIDFFIPGMIGFTIMQLCIYGSIERNTNYRKDGILRKLQTTPITRTEWILAKMLFMLLLSFFSTGIAILVGVLVWGIVININIWMISIIIANSFLFSGLGMIIGRFVKEEETADTAAGAISFPMMFLAGTFFPLDQMPQFLQDFAHMLPLYYVNEGLRNSMINMDFGKAAYHTGIVVVFALVFFIAGVLLTKWKED
- a CDS encoding Lrp/AsnC ligand binding domain-containing protein; protein product: MAAIGFALLSISPLHEKDVYESLKMIPEVVEVHPLFGEYDILIKISCNDIDEIGSVVIKKIRSLKGVVDTKTLIGTKSLSG